DNA from Thermoanaerobaculia bacterium:
CGCCAGGTCGCATCGAAGAGGAGCAGCATCGCAACGATTGCGGCCGGATATTCGGAAAGAACGGCCCATCCGGCCAGGAATCCGGCGAGCGCGGGATGCCACGGCTTCTCCTCCGGACGATGAAGGCACTCGAACGCGAGATAGAGAAGCGCCGCCGTCCAAGCGTGCGAGAAGAAAGAGCGTGAATAGACGAGCCAAGGGGTACCGAAAGCGAGAGCGAAAACAACGGACGGAATCCACCGAGGATCCATACGCGACCGACGGAGCCGGCGTGAAAAAACCAGCAGTGCGAAAACACCGACGCTCGAGACCGTCAGCAGGCGAATCACGAAGAGAATTGGCACGAGCGTCGTCTCGCTTGCGGGTCCGGTAAAGAGCCGGATGAGCGCGTATGCCGGAACCGCGGCAAAGGACAGACCGGGAGCCTTGTTCGAAAAGAACTCGCCCCGAAACACCGACCTGTCCTCGTGATACCCGAACTTGGCCAACTCGGGGCCGATCGACAGGCTCCCCCGATCGACGATCGACACCACGAGATCGAATCGACTAAGCTCGTTGGGATTTCGATAGTGCGGAAACAGGTTCACGCAGAAGACGGTTGCAAACGCAAAGCTCGCAAGGACGATTGCGACGGCTCTGACGGAGAAACGAGACTGCGCCTCGTGGTTCAATCGTCGCCTATTCTAAGGAACTTCGCATGAGCCGCCCCGCCGAGCTCGACGGGCGCAAGGTCGTCGTCGTCATGCCCGCCTACAACGCGGCGAAGACGCTCGAGCGCACGCTCGCCGACGTGCCGAAGGAGTGGGTCCACGAGATCATCCTCGTCGACGACGCCTCGAAGGACGGCACGGCGGATCTCGCGCGGAAGCTCGGCCTGAAGGTCGTCGTCCACGAGCGCAACCGCGGCTACGGCGCCAACCAGAAGACCTGCTACCGAGAGGCGCTCGCCGCCGGCGCCGACGCGGTCGTGATGGTGCACCCCGACCATCAGTACGACCCGCGCGTGCTGCCGCAGCTCGTCGCGCCGATCCTCGCGGGCGAGAGCGACGCCGTCTTCGGCAGCCGGATGCTCGGCGGCCGCGCGCTCGAGGGCGGCATGCCGCGCTGGAAGTACTACGCCAACGTCTTCCTGACGGCGTGCGCGAACGCGGCGTTCCTCCGCTACTTCACGGAGATCCACAGCGGGCTCCGCGCCTACTCGCGCCGCTATCTCGAGTCCGTGCGCCTCGAGGCGAACTCCGACGACTTCATCTTCGACACGCAGATCATCGCTCAGGGCGTCGCGCGCGGGATGCGCTTCCGCGAGATCCCGATCGAGACGCGATACTTCGACGAAGCCTCGCAGATCAACTTTCGGCGCTCGACACGCTACGGCTTCTCGATCCTCTGGGTGCTCGTCGAGTTCAAGCTCCGGACGTGGGGAGTCTGGAAGAGCGCGATCTTCCGGTGAGCGGCCGGCCGGCGAACCCGACGGGCTCCGGAGAGCCGGCCGGCCGCTCCTCTCCGATTGGGGAAGGAAGGGAGGATCGAGCGATCTTCGCTTCACCTCTCCCCTCGTGGGAGAGGTCGCGACGGAGTCGCGGGTGAGGGGGCGGATCTCTCCACCCTCACCCGGCGCCCTCGCGGACGCCGGCCTCCGCCGCCGCCGAGGCTATGGCGGACGCGTCTCCCATCGAGGGAGAGGCGAAGACCTGAGCTGCGGAACGACCCGACGCGAGCCGTGAAAGTCAAGGATCGGCTCCTTCCGCTCGGCATTCTCGCGCTCTTCTTCCTTCCTCTCCTCCCGCTCGTCACGGGAGCGCGCCTGCTCTGCTTCCGGGACGCGTTCATCACTCACTTTCCGATCGCGCAATGGGCCGCGGCGCGCGAGCGCGCGGGCGTCGTTCCGTTCCTCGACTTCGCCGCCTCGAACGTCGAGCCGCTCATCCCGAACCCGAACACCGTCACGCTTTACCCGACGCATCTCCTCTACCGGGTCCTCCCCGCGCCCGCCGCCTTCGATCTGCACCTGCTGCTCCACGTCGTCTGGGCGTTTTTCGGCGCCGCCGTCCTCGCGCGAAGGCTCGGCGCGTCCCGCCGCGCGTCCTGGATCGGAGGCGCCGGGTACGCGTTCTCCGGGCCGTATCTGTCGTATGCCGCCGCGTTCACGAACGCCGCCGCCGCGGCGGCCTGGGCCCCGTGGGCGGTCGCGGAAGCGGTTCGCCTCGCCCGTGCGGGCGAGCGCAGGCTTCCGCAGCTCCGTTCCGCGCTCGCTCTCGCGATCGCCCTCGGTCTGCAGCTCCTCGCGGGCGAGCCGGCGATCTCCGCCTGGACGGTCGCGGCCTGCGCGATTCCGATCCTGATCGCCCTCGGGCGGAGCACTCGACGCGGGCTTCGCGCCGGCGCGGCCGCCGTCGGCGCGGGGCTCGGGGCGCTCCTCCTCGCGGCGCCGCTCCTGCTGGCGACGCGCGCCGCGGTGCCCTGGTCGTTCCGCGGCGAGCATCTCTTCTCGCGCGACCAGTTCAACGCGGCGGCAAACGTCCCGATCCGGGCCGTCGAGAGCGTGTTCCCGCTCGTCTTCGGATCGCCCCGGCCTCTCGTCTCGGGCGCCTTCTGGGGATATCGCCTCTTCGACTCGCTTCAGCCGTATCTGTGGTCCCTGAACTTCGGGCTCGCGGGTCTGCTTCTCGTCATCTCCGCGCTCGCGATCCCGGCGTTTCGCGGGCGCTTCGCGGTTCGCGCGGCTTTCGCCGCGGCGATCCTTTTTCTCCTTCTTTCGTATGGTTTCCGCACGCCGCTCTTCGAAGCCCTCTGGGCGATCCCGCCGCTTCGCCACTTCCGGTATCCGGTCAAATTCGCTCTCCCCGCGGCGCTGGCGATCTCGTCGCTCGCGGCGCTCGCCGCCGACGCGTGGACGGAGCGCGTTTCGACCCGAGCTCTCTCGCGGGCGGCGATCGGGGCCGGAGCGCTGCTGCTCGCAGGCGCCGGCCTGGTCTTCGGCGCGCCGTCGGCGTTTCGCGGGCTCCTGGCGCCGGCGTTCCGGGGACTCGCGTTCGGCCCCGACCGGGTCCTCCCCGGAATATCGAGCACGATCGCGATCGACGCGCTCTGCGGGGCCGGCGCGATGGCGCTCGTCGCGCTCGCCGCCGCCCGCCCGCCCGGGCGCGGCCGGCTCCCGCTCTTCCTCGGGGCGGTGCTCGCGACACTCCTCCCCTCCGGATGGCCGCTTTTCGTGTCGGTTCCGTCGGCGCCGTACGTCGCGCGGCCGGCGCTCGCGTCCGCAGCCGCCGCGTCCGGCCGAACCTGGGTCGGCGGCCTTCCCGAATTCACGGTCGTGAAGTACGGAATGCGGCACGCCTTCGCCGCCGACGACGTCGGCGGCCTGATCGAGACGGGGCGCGCGGAGCTGTGGCCCCTGACCGGGATTCCCGACGGGCTCCAGTACGCCTACGACAAGGACCCGGACGGCTCGTACGGTTTCCTCGATCGCGTCTTCTTCGAGGCGGTCGCGGCGAAGCCTCCGGACGAACGGGCCCGGCTGCTTTCGGCGGCGTCCGTCGGCTCGGCGATCACGGATTCCGCAGCGATCCTGCCGGGGTTCCGCCCCCGCGTCGCCGCGAGCCTCTCGGGGCGTCGCGTGTACGTCTGGGAGGCTCTGCGGCCGATTCCGATCGTGCGGGCCTCGTCCCGGATCTTCCGCCGGACATCCCTCTCCGGCACCGTCGATCTCGTCGCCTCCTCCCGCTTCGATCCCGCCGCCGACGTCGTGCTGCGGGGTCCGGATCGTGATCCGGCGGGCCCGCCTCCCGATGCGAAGGTCGCGCGCTTCCGCGAAATCGGGAACGGGTTCTCCGCGGATTTCGACAGCTCCTCCGGCACCGTCGCGGTTTTCGCCGCGACGTACTTCGAGTACTGGCGGGCCACGATCGACGGCGCCCCCGCTCCCGTCGAGATCGCCAACGGAACCTTCTGCGGCGTGCGGGTGCCGGCGGGACGCCACCGCGTCGCGCTCTTCTACGACGAGCGGCCGTTTCGCGCGGGCGCGTTCCTCGGCCTCGCCGCCGCGGTGGTCATATTTCTCTTTTCCCTCACCGGGCACGCAACTCGGCTGAAAAGCTGAATCCGAGGCATCGACGTTCGAGTCCGGCGAGGACGGCGAAGCGCGTCGAGACGCGAGCCCGACGGGATGCGGCTCGCCCGCGGTGACCGCAGGCGTACTGAAATAGTACGTCGGAGGGAGACGCGGGTGAGACGCGCCCGTCCGGCTCGATGTATCGCCGCGCCCGCTACCACCCGGAGGCGACCGTTCCGGCGCGTCCCGGAAGCGTGATCGCCGCGATGGTCCGCACGGGGAGCTCCGCGAGTCGCTCCCTCGCCTCGATCCCGAACGTCTCCATCGCGACGAACTCCGCTCCGCGGCTCTTCCAGTCGTCGAGGAGCCGTTCGAACCACTCCCGGTACGGCCCCCCCTCGACTTCCGTGTGGATCGTATGGACGGCGTCTCCCCGCGGCGCGCCGGCGAACCAGCGCCTCAGGTCGTCGGGCCCTCGGAATTCGGGATCTCCCAGCTTCTCGTCGAGCGTCGGAAGCGTCGACGGGATCTCCGGGATCGCGGACGCCGCGCCGCCGACCCGCGGCCGGAAGGGGCCGCCTTCCCGGGTGTCGGACGTGTACAGGAGCGGGTACTTCTCCCGCTCGGCGAGATAGGCCTCCGAGACCGTCCACCCGGGGCACGCCGAAGCGTGCGCGTCCGAGCCCAAGATCGCGCGATACTCCTCGTGGAGGCGCCGGTATTCCGACGCGACCCGCTTCGCCGTCCAGCGCGGCAGCCCGTCGTGCCAGCCCACGTGGTCCCAGGCGTGCACGCCCGTCTCGTGCCCGGAGGCGGCGACGGATCGAATCTCGGCGCGGCAGGTCTTGCCGATTATCGGCGCCGGCAGGAGCGTTCCCGAAAGCATCGTTCGCAGCGGATAGAGGGACGGGGCGCGCGAGCGAAGCATCTTCCGGAGGAACCCCTTTCGCGTGAAGACGCGCAGCGCCGCGCGCCCCGACCGGTCCGGGCCGAGCGAGAAGAAGAACGTCGCGCGGATCCCCTTCTTCTCGAAGAGCGCCAGCAGCCGGGGGATTCCGCGCCGCGTCCCTTCCGCGGTGTCGCAGTCGACTTTCAGCGCAATGCGCATGATCAGAGATCGGACGCGGCGATGCATCGAGCCGGGCGGGCGCGTGCGCCGCGACCCGCGGCCTTAACGTACGCGCCGGTACGCCGCGGCCGCGGGCTCGGACGCCCGCATCCCGCCGGGCTCGCGCCTCGCCGCGCCTCGGGGCCCGCGCCCCCAGGCCGGGCTGACGGCGTGTCGACCGACGAGGCGCGGCCAGACGTGGTGGAAGACGGGTTCGGCGGGCCGGCCGGCGGTGAAGGCGTACTGAAGACGTACGTCGAGCCGCCGGCCGGGCCGACGGACCCGTATAACGCCGCGCATGGTCCGCGCCGCCTCACGGCACCGGAGGTTTGCGACCGGTGAGATAGAAGTCCAGCGTCATCTGCAGCGCCGTGTCGAAGTCGATGCGCGGCTCCCAGCCGAGGATCTCCCTCGCGCGGCGGATCGACGGGACGCGCGTGGCGATGTCCTGGTAGCCGGGACCGTAGTAGTCCGCGGCGGACACGTCCACGATCTCGGCGCGGCGGCCGATCTCCTCGTAGCCGGGATACTTCGCGACGGCGGCCTTGAGCTTCTCGGCGAGCTCGCGGATCGAGAGGTCGCTCTCGGGATTGCCGAAGTTGAAGATGCCGCCGTTGGCCTGGTCTTCGTGGGCGATGATCCGCATGAGCCCGTCGATGCCGTCGGAGATGTAGGTGAACGAGCGGCGCTGCCACCCGCCGTCGACCAGCTTGATCGGCTCGCCGTAGAGGATGTTGTGC
Protein-coding regions in this window:
- a CDS encoding glycosyltransferase family 2 protein, which gives rise to MSRPAELDGRKVVVVMPAYNAAKTLERTLADVPKEWVHEIILVDDASKDGTADLARKLGLKVVVHERNRGYGANQKTCYREALAAGADAVVMVHPDHQYDPRVLPQLVAPILAGESDAVFGSRMLGGRALEGGMPRWKYYANVFLTACANAAFLRYFTEIHSGLRAYSRRYLESVRLEANSDDFIFDTQIIAQGVARGMRFREIPIETRYFDEASQINFRRSTRYGFSILWVLVEFKLRTWGVWKSAIFR
- a CDS encoding polysaccharide deacetylase family protein is translated as MRIALKVDCDTAEGTRRGIPRLLALFEKKGIRATFFFSLGPDRSGRAALRVFTRKGFLRKMLRSRAPSLYPLRTMLSGTLLPAPIIGKTCRAEIRSVAASGHETGVHAWDHVGWHDGLPRWTAKRVASEYRRLHEEYRAILGSDAHASACPGWTVSEAYLAEREKYPLLYTSDTREGGPFRPRVGGAASAIPEIPSTLPTLDEKLGDPEFRGPDDLRRWFAGAPRGDAVHTIHTEVEGGPYREWFERLLDDWKSRGAEFVAMETFGIEARERLAELPVRTIAAITLPGRAGTVASGW